The genome window CGGTGCGGGTGGCGAAAGTGCTATGGACGCAGCCAACCTTTTAAAACCAGCTTTGGCGCGTGGTGAGCTGCATGCCATCGGTGCCACTACGCTTAAAGAATACCAGAAGTATATCGAAAAGGATAAAGCGCTGGAGCGTCGGTTCCAGGCAGTTATGGTAGACGAGCCAAGCGTACAAGATGCCATATCTATACTTCGTGGTATAAAAGATAAGTATGAAGTGCACCACGGGGTACGGATTAAAGACGATGCCATCATTGCCGCTGTAGAGCTTTCTCATCGCTACATTACCGACCGTTTTTTACCAGACAAGGCTATTGACCTGATGGACGAAGCGGCCGCGAAACTGCGAATTGAGATTGACTCTCTTCCGGTAGAGTTAGATGAGATTCAGCGCCGCATCATGCAGCTGGAGATTGAGCGCGAAGCTATCCGTAGAGAGAATGATAAGGACAAGGAAACCATACTCTCTAAAGAGATTGCTGAGCTATCTACGAAGCGCGATGATTTGAAAGCCAAGTGGCAGAACGAAAAACAGATCATCGAGGGTATTCAGAAAGAGAAAGAGAACATAGAAAACTATAAACTTGAAGCTGAGCAAGCCGAACGAAGCGGCGACTATGGCCGTGTAGCTGAATTGCGTTATGGCAAGATTCAGGAAGCGGAAGCGAAGCTGAAAGAATTGCAGGAGCAGGTTCACCAGATGCAGGGCGAAAACCCGATGCTGAAAGAGGAAGTGAATTCTGAAGACATTGCCGAAGTAGTAGCTAAATGGACGGGTGTTCCGGTAAGCAAAATGCTGCAGAGCGACCGCGAAAAACTGCTGCACTTAGAGCAGGAACTGGGAAGACGTGTAGCTGGTCAGGAAGAAGCCATAGAAGCTATCTCGGATGCCGTGCGCCGAAGCCGTGCCGGTATGCAGGACCCGAAACGTCCTATCGGTTCGTTCATCTTCCTGGGTACAACGGGTGTGGGTAAAACAGAGCTTGCTAAAGCGCTGGCCGACTACCTGTTCAACGACGAGAACGCGATGGTGCGGATTGATATGAGTGAATACCAGGAGCGCCACGCGGTGAGCCGAATGATAGGTGCACCTCCGGGATACGTTGGCTACGATGAAGGTGGCCAGTTAACGGAAGCTGTCCGCAGAAAGCCATACTCTGTAGTGCTGCTCGACGAGATTGAGAAAGCTCACCCTGACGTGTTCAACATCCTGTTGCAGGTGCTCGACGATGGCCGCTTAACAGACAGCAAAGGCCGCGTGGTGAACTTTAAGAACACGATCATCATCATGACTTCAAACATTGGTTCGCACATCATCCAGAGTAATTTTGAGACGATGGATGAATATAACCACGACGAGGTAATTGAGCGCACCAAAGATGAAGTATTCGAGTTGCTGAAGAAATCGGTAAGGCCGGAATTCCTGAACCGAATTGATGAGCTGGTAATGTTCAGACCATTGAGTCGTAAGGATATCCGCAAGATTGTACAGATTCAGTTTGCTCATATCCAGGATCGTCTGGACGAAGCTGGCATCCGGTTAATAGCTACCGATGAGGTGCTGGATTACCTGGGTGAACAGGGTTACGATCCGCAGTTTGGTGCCCGACCACTGAAGCGTGTACTACAGCGCCAGGTGCTGAACGAGCTGTCGAAGGAGATCTTGGCCGGCACTATCAGCAAAGATTCTGTAGTAGAAGCAGTGCTGGAAGATGGCAGGATCCGGTTCAACAACATTGATGTAGAGATACCGACCGAGAGATAATTTTTTAAGTAAACATTAGTTTAAAGTATAGCTGAGATAAAAAGCGCCATTCTGCATGGAATGGCGCTTTTTTATTTATAAAATACACTTCTCTTATATAATCGCTGCCAGTTATTTCACGTATTAAGCATATACTTTTCTGCCCATCAATTCTGCAATCTCATAAACCCTGGATTTAGATATTCACGTTTTATTTTTAGGGCTATATCTCATGAAAATTTTCCTGATTCTGCTTTTGCTGCTAAGTGTAACACTTGGTACAAGCGCACAAAGTATACCGGCTTCTACAGTCGATTCCTACAACTGGATCTATCTCAAAAACGGTAGCCGTCCTCTGAAGGGAGTAACCGTGCAAGCTTCAGACTCTTCTCTTCATTTCGTCAACGAATCCTTTTTAGTAAGAAATACTGTTCCGGCTTCTATCAAACCATTAATTATACCTGTTACCCATATAGATAAAATAAAGTACCGGAGGCGAAATAATATTATAAGGGTGGGTTTGATCGGTGCATTAGGCGGCGCTGCATTAGGTGCTCTGATAGGGTACGCTAGTGGAGATGACACATGTGAATCCGGCTCGTGGTGTATGGTCCTGTTTTCTGCGGAAGATAAAGCGATGGTAGGTTCTATACTTGGCATACTTCCAGGTATGGGCATTGGTATGGCTATTGGCAGCTACCGAAAAACCATTTACATAAATGGCGCCCAAAGTACATATAGTTTAACCAGAGATGAATTGAAAAAGTATACTTTAACCAAACAGTAAGACCTATACTTTATACAAGGCTATAACATTTTTAGAAGTAATGGTAGGTCTGGCCACTCACTCCTGCAAACTGCTAAAAATCAACTCAAGCCCACACCTGCCGTATAATTAGCTGAATTTTAACATATAACTAAAAAGCTATGAAAAAAACATTCTTACTATTTGCTGCGGGCGCTTTATTGATTGGTTCAGCGTGTACAAGTACCGACACAACAACAACTGATACGACTACAGACACTACAACTACAACCGGCGAGACCACTGCAGACGATCCAACAACTACAACACCACCTACAGATACCACTACTACTACTGGAACTGGAGCCGGTGGTGTAACTACTACAGGTGGTGCTGCTACTACTATGACCAATATGGATGATGCTACGTTCCTGTCTACAGCTGCAAGCAGCAACATGATGGAGTTACAGGCAAGTAAAGCGGCACTGCAAAAAGCAAAAGATCCGAAAGTGAAAGAGTTTGCTCAAATGATGATAGACCATCATACAAAGGCAAGCCAGGACCTGAAGACGACAGCATCGCAAATGGGTTTAACTATAACTGGGGTTGTGATGCCAATGCACCAGAAAATGATTGATGAGCTGACAAACTATACCGGTACAGGCTACGACGAAAAGTACATGGACCTGATGGAGACGGCTCATAAAAATGATATCGCCATGTTTGAAGCCAAAAGCCAGAATGCGACAAACCAGGCTGTAAAAGATTTTGCAAACAGAATGACACCGACATTACGTTCTCACTACGAAATGGCTACAAACATTGAAGATACAGTAGACTAAGTCTTTTATACTTTAAAAACAACAACGCCGGCAGAAGCAGTTTTGTCGGCGTTGTTGTTTTTAAAGATCACTTTACCTGCAGCCCACGCTGTAATATATATAGCGGGTTGCATCAATTAAAATATGGAGCGGACCTGAAGTTATGCTAAAGCTCAAAATCCTTCCTGCACCCACCTCATAGCATCGGCCCGTTGCGATATGGTAAAATAACGCACCCCTCTTTTCTTTACCGGGCTTATCAGGTTGGCTGCTAATTCCTGCCACCACCGCTCCCCTACCATTGCCACACGTCCGTATTCGCGCCCATGCACAAGGTCAAACAACAGGTTTTCGAGAGCAGCTCCGGGCTTTACCCAATTCAGGTCGGACATTTCATAGTATAACCTCGCAGATCCGTACTGCTTCATTCTCTCCCGTATCAGCTCGCGGTACAGGTCAAAGTCTTCATTTGTCAGCTGTCCGCTTACCCGCACTGCAAGCATGTCGTCATGTGTTTCAGGTAAAACCGTTAACATAGCAGGTATAGTTATATTCTTTCTTTTATACGGTAAGTATCTAAAAACTCCTTCCACACTACGCATAAGCAGCACTTGCATATCAATGTATAAACATGTAAATTTCCGCTTAGCTTACACTATACCTATACTTTATCACTTTGTCATCTGTATTTTACACATACCTGCAGCTGGGCTTTCATCATATATTTAACCTAAAAGCCTACGACCACATGTTGTTCCTGTTTGCCTTATGCGCCATTTATACTTTAAGCGACTGGCGAAAAGTACTGGCACTGGTTACCAGTTTTACTATCGGGCATTCCATTACACTGGCTTTATCTACATTTAACATTATTAAGTTTGATACCGGGCTTATCGAGTTCCTGATTCCTGTTACAATATTCTTTACCTGTGTTACCAATTTCTTTAAACTGAAAGGCGCAGCCAGCAAGCAGCATACTGTATTTTCGATGCACAACCTGATGGCCATTTTCTTCGGACTGGTGCATGGCATGGGTTTCTCGAATTACCTGAAGTCTTTGCTTGGCAAAAACAGCGATTCGTGGCTGCAACTGCTGGCCTTTAACGTGGGCATAGAGCTGGGCCAGTTGCTGATCGTGTTTATACTTCTGATAGTGGCTGCTCTGATGCTGAACTTGTTTAATGCCAAGCGCCGCGACTGGATCATGGTGCTTTCGAGCGCAGCAGCCGGTATTTCCTTAATTTTGATGATGGAAACCAATATCTTTTAGAACACAATAAACTATACCTTACAACCAACTAAACTAATAACCTTAACTCACCTACATTTCTGATGAAAAACCTACTTACAGGTTTAGTCTTTTTCGGATTGGCCGCCGCCCCTTTTGCGGGCATGGCACAAAGCAACACCGATCAGTCTAAATTTAAGCAGTTGCAACAGGAGCTGCCTACACCAAACACGTACCGCTCTGCATCAGGTGCACCTGGCCACCAGTACTGGCAGCAGCGCGCCGACTATAATATTAAAGTTGAGCTAAACGACGAGAACCAGTCTATTACAGGTTCTGAAACAATAACCTATACCAACAACTCGCCGGACGTATTAACTTACCTGTGGCTGCAACTGGACCAGAACATCTTCGAGCCTAACTCGATGGCAAACTCAACCCGCACAGGCAACCTTAATGAGAAGATGTCTTTGCAGGCTGTGGAGTATATGACGCGTGAGGAATTTGACGGTGGCTTTAAAATTAAGGCTGTAAAAGACCGTAATGGCAAAGCGCTGAAGTATACGGTTAATAACACAATGATGCGCGTTGATCTTCCTACAGATCTGAAGCCTAAGCAAAGCTTTACATTCAGCATCGATTGGAACCACAACATCAACGATCAGAAGGCATTAGGTGGTCGCTCCGGTTATGAATACTTCCCTGCCGATGGCAATTACCTGTACGAAATGGCGCAGTGGTTCCCAAGAATGGCTGTGTACGATGATGTGAATGGCTGGCAGCACAAGCAGTTTTTAGGATCTGGTGAGTTTGCATTACCTTTCGGTGACTATAAAGTAAGTATAACTGTACCTGCTGACCACATTGTTGGCTCTACCGGTGAATTACAGAATGCAAGCCAAGTTCTTACCTCAACACAGCAGAAACGTTGGGCAGATGCTGCCAAAGCCGACAAGCCTGTTGTTATAGTTACCCAGGACGAAGCCGCCAAAGCCGAAAAAAATAAAGCAAAAGGTAAAAAGACGTGGGTTTACGCTGCTAAAAATGTGCGCGACTTTGCATGGGCCAGCTCCCGTAAGTTTATCTGGGATGCGATGAATGTAAAAGTTGGTGGTAAAAATGTACTGGCAATGTCTTACTACCCGAAAGAGGCTAACCCACTTTGGGGACAGTATTCAACGGAGTCGGTAGCACACACGCTAAAAGTATATTCCAAGCACACCATTGATTACCCTTACCCGGTTGCTATTTCAGTACATGGTCCGGTTGGTGGTATGGAGTACCCGATGCTTTCGTTTAACGGTTACCGCCCTGAAGCTGACGGCACGTATTCTGATCGTACCAAGTATGGCCTGATCACGGTTATCATTCACGAAGTAGGACACAACTTCTTCCCGATGATTATTAACTCGGATGAGCGCCAGTGGACGTGGATGGACGAAGGCTTGAATACATTTGTGCAGTACCTGGCAGAGCAGGAATGGGAACGTAATTACCCTTCGAGCCGTGGTGAACCAAGCAAAATCGTTAACTACATGAAGAGCGCTAAAAACACGCAGGTGCCGATCATGACCAATTCTGAATCTGTATTGCAGTTTGGTAACAACGCCTATGGCAAACCGGCAACAGCGCTGAATATACTTCGCGAAACTGTAATGGGCCGTGAATTATTTGACTACGCCTTTAAAGAGTATGCTAATCGCTGGGCCTTTAAACACCCAATGCCAGCAGACTTTTTCAGAACTATGGAAGATGCTTCAGGCGTAGACCTGGACTGGTTCTGGAGAGGCTGGTTCTACACTACCGACCACACCGATATATCAATTGAAGATGTGAAGTGGTTTACAATAGATTCACAGAACCCTGAGTTTGTGAATGCCCAGAAGCGTGCTGAGCAGAACAAAGCTCCTAAAACACTATCTGAGCAGCGCAACCTGAAAGATATTCAGAAGACACGTGTAGAACTGAGACCTGAACTGAATGACTTCTACAACACCTACGATCCGTTGGCTGTAACGGCAGCTGACCAGCAGAAATACCAGTCTTTCCTGAAGGGACTTACGCCTGAGCAGAAAAAAGCCTTGGATTCAGGATTAAACTTCTACGAGGTTGGCTTTAAAAACCTGGGTGGGCTTGTAATGCCGCTGGTAGTAAAAATGACCTTTGAAGATGGTACAGAGGAAGTGGTAAACGTACCTGCCGAAGTATGGCGCTACAATAACGAGGAGATTACCAAAGTTTTCGTAACTGAGAAACCTGTTGTTAATTTTGAACTGGACCCATACCTGCAAACGGCTGACACGGAATTATCTAACAACTACTTCCCTCGTCGTCTGGCACCTAGCCGCTTCGAGATCTTCCAGCAGCAGGAGCGCAACCAGCCAAACCCAATGCAGCGCCAGAACTCAACACGCAGCAACAACAGCAATAACTCAGGCCGCTAAGCCCCATAGTTTATACTTTAAAAAAAGCCTCCGGATATTCTACGGAGGCTTTTTTATTATTCGGCGCTATACTTATCAAAAAACCGCTGCTTTATCCTATCACCTTTCCGCACATATGGCCGAATGATAAGACGCGTACTGTTTTCATAAGTAAAGAATTTATAAACCCAGTTGCTGAGTACCACCAATTTATTCCGGAAACCGACCAGTGCCATAACGTGCACAAACAGCCAGATTGCCCAGGCCCAGAAACCTCCGAAGTGCATATTGCCTGGTAAGTCTGCCACCGCCCTGTTACGGCCTATAATTGCCAGAGATCCTTTATCTGTATATTCAAACTTCTCTAAAGGCTCTTTGCGTTGAAGTCGCACCAGGTTCTTACCCAATAGTTTACCTTGCTGTATAGCAGGCTGCGCTACACCCGGGTGCCCTTTTGGCCATTTCTCAGTTTTCATAAAAGCAATGTCACCAATAGCAAAAATATCAGGGAAGCCCAGCACCTGGTTGTATTCATTTACTAGTATACGGCCTCGCTCTATTGCCTCTGGCGGTAAACCATCTATCAGGGCACCTGCAACTCCGGCTGCCCATATAAGCGTGTTTGTCCGTATCTGCTCCCCGCTCTTCAGCACAGCCATATCTCCGTCGTAAGACTCAACCACAGTACCAAGCTTTATCATTACGCCAAGCTCTGTCAGGTACTTGTATGTTTTTTGGCTTGCTTCCGGCGACATCGGTGGCAGCACTCTGTCCATCCCCTCCACCAGGTAAATATTCATTTTACTGATATCCATACCCGGGTAATCAGAAGGTAGTACATGTTTCTTCATTTCGGCCAGCGCACCCGCCAGTTCCACTCCTGTTGGTCCACCCCCTACTATTACAAAGTTCATTAAGCTCTGGCGTAACTCAGGGTCACTGGTCATGTTGGCCTGTTCGAAGCATTGCAGCATCTGGCTGCGCAGGTTCAGGGCATCAGGTATTTTTTTGAGAGGGAAAGAGAACTTCTTGATCTGCTCGTTACCAAAATAGTTGGTTTTTGTGCCTGTAGCAATTACCAGGTAATCATAGTGCAGGTCACCAATAAGCGTCGAAACCGTTTTAGTAACCGGGTTTACATTTGTTACACGCACCAACCGGAAAAAAAAGTCTTCGTAATTATCGCTGCCGAAAAGCTTGCGAAGTGGCTCTGCAATCGCATCCGGCTCCAGACCAGCGGTAGCTACCTGGTACAGCAGCGGCCAGAAGCCATGGTAATTCTGCTTATCAAACATTACTACCTGGAAGTTTTTGCCACGTAGTTTTTTTGCGAGATTTATACCACCGAAACCGCCACCAATTATTACAACGCGTGGTTTCTGGGTGTCGGGTATATTAAGTGAGAGGTTCGTTACTGGAAGCATAGTTTCATTTATTTAGCATTAGCAACAAATGGTAATCACGATAGATAACCGGGTGTTGCACAAGTAGCATATACATATAGCTACATTGCCAAATAACGAAACGGACAGTGGTAAGTTACTTTTAGCTAAAATTGAACACAAAAAGCAACTATAACAGAAACAGCAAATTAGCTAAAGTAACAAGCAAAGAGCTAGAGGCACAACTTTTTAATAAAAAGGAAAGCTTTTACTTCTTTTTAAATTCTCCATTCTTAAGCATATCCAGCAGCTTAAGCACAGCAAACGGACTTATAGTTGGAAACTGATAACGGTTTTGCGTTTGTATCTGCTGATGTTGATTAACTACTTTAGAGTTAGCGTTTCCATCCATAGGTACAACAGTAAAGAGCTCTTTTAAACGTTCAGGGTCCAGGTTACGATTTGCAGCCGAACGACCTTCGTCTGGTAATTTCAAGGCTAAAACAGCTTGTTTAAAATCGCGTTCTGTAGCCCATGGTATAACTTTTACCTCTGCCAGTTCAATTGCTTCTTCCTGCATCTGCATTATTATTGAATAACTGTCAGATGGGTAATTTTTAGGTATAACCAATGTTTCCTTTTTATAGCCAAGTGCACTGAAAACGACAGTATCACCGGTCAGCACTGGTAGCGAGAAGAAACCGTAACGGTTGGTTTGCACACCACGACCGGTTTTGGGCACAAATACACTTACATTGCTTACCCCATACAGGCTATCGCCGATGGTAACGAAACCAGATAACTGTACTACACGATGCCCACCCTGTGCCTTTGCCTGTTCCGGCATGGCAGCAAAAGCAAACAGTATAAGTATAGTAACAGCAAATACTTTGTACAACTTCACGTGGCTATTTAAAGCTTTCAAAAACGACATCATGTAGTACAATTATAGGGTATATTATTTTATTATAGCAGGTTTTATCTATTTTTGTTTGCGTTGGCATCAGGAATATGCGGTTAAAACACTTTAGTTTATCTTTTGGGGAACAGGTATTCAAGGCGCTGGCCGATGAATCGCGTGTGCGCATCCTGAACCTGATCCTGCGAAACAAGGAAATGTGCATCTCGGACTTGGAACACATACTCGATTTTACACAAACCAAAACATCGCGCCACCTGGCTTATTTACGCAGTGCAGGCCTTGTAGCCCCTCGTAAGCTGGATCAGTGGGTTTACTATTCGCTAAAAGATGAAGCCGCTGACTTTATAAATCAGATATTCGGTTACCTGGAGCGCGACAATGTGTTACAGAAGGATCAAGAAACATACCAGATCCTGTACTCTAACCGCGAACTTGCCGTTAATAAATTACACAGCCGCCGCTGGACAAACTATTAACTTACAACCTAAACTATAAGCTATACTTTATATTGTCCATCTAGCCACAGAACTTAGCTTTCAGGTTTTAATCAGTACAATTTCTGAACAATGGCAACCCCAGCGCGTTTTAATTTAACACTAACAGACATATCACATGAAAACATATACGCACCTGCTTTTCGACCTCGACCATACCCTGTGGGATTTTGAAAAGAACTCCGAAGAAACACTTTATACTTTGTTTGATGAGTATAATCTGGCCAGCTTCAATAAGTTCGACAGTACCTCATTCTATAAGAAGTATAAGTTTGTGAACAACCTGCTTTGGGACCAATACAACAAAGGAAAGATCAATCAGCAGGAACTACGCGAGCAGCGCTTTGTGAAGACGTTAACGGGGCTTGGCCTTGAAGCAAACCAGGTACCGCAGGGTTTATCGGAAGCATACACCGACCTCTGCCCTACCAAAACAGCTGTTTTTCCTTATACCCACGAAGTGCTGGCGTACCTGCAGCCTAAGTATGGCCTGCATATTATTACAAATGGTTTTAAGGAAGTACAAGCTATTAAAATGTCGGCATCCAACCTGCATGGTTATTTTAAGGAGGTTGTTACCTCGGAATGCTGTGGCTATAAAAAACCTGACAAGCGTATGTTTGAGCATGCCTTGGGGCGCATAAATGTAAAACCGGAAGAGTGTCTGATGATTGGCGACAACCTGGAGTGTGATGTGGAAGGCGCTCGCGCTGCAGGTATAGATCAGGTATATTTTAATCCTGAGAAAAGCAAAAACAAGCTATACCCTAAACCAACTTATGAAATTCATTGCCTGAGCCAGTTACAGGAGATTTTATAAAACAAAAAAGCCCGGCTTATGGCCGGGCTTTCACTTTACCTATCGTTTATAGTTAGTCTTTTATATCCTTCTTAGTTTCAAGACTTCTAAGCTCACCTTTCAGCATTTTAATTTTTGCTTTATCGTCTGTACCCAGATCTTTTTCAACTACTTTTCTGCGGGCATCGAGTTTTTTAGAAATTGCCTGTGCCTTGTTCCATTCGGCATCAGTCCAGGTATCGTGGCGTTCGCGCACGCTTTGTAATAGCATGATGTAAGCCTCGCGTAGGTCTGCTGCAGCAATGGAGTTGATATCAGCATAAGGACCTAGAAGCTCCTTCTGAAGAGCAGGAACACCTTGATTACCTTGCTGTTGCTGCTCCATTGGAGCTGTTTCTGTTAAAGTAATGTTAGCAGCTTCGGCGGCAAAAGAAAAACTTAAAGCGCCTGCCAGTAAAATCTTAGCGTATGATTTGTTAGTTCTATTCATAGTCGTAATTATTTAGCCTGTTACAAAGTGTAATAGCAAGTGCCTTATACGTATAAAAGTGCAATTATAGTTTCGGACACACAATTCTTATACTTTAAATATTCACTCAGAAGGCTATATAACACACATTCCTAATAGTTTTATTTTAGACTAAAGAAAAACAGTACAATAACAACAGCGACTATTTATTATAGCTAATTTCTAAAAGAGGGATATTTTTTACCTCAGCTATAGTTGCAGTTATAGTTTTATAGTTTCCGTAGTCCAACCACCCCTTTATCCCCTCCTTGTCTAAGGCGGGGAGCTTTCTGCAGCTATAGTTGTAAGTTATAGTTTTATAGTTTCTGTTTTAACACCCCTGTAGTCCCCTCAAGGGGACAGTTTCTTCTATAGGTATTGTTAACATTATAGTTCTATAGTTGCGGAAAAGGGCAGGTAGCGACCTGTCACTACGGAACTATAACCACGAGAAAAGCTAAGAATCTATACTTCTCCTATAACTATAGTTTAGCTATAGAACTGATATCAGTCTTTGGGTTGAGCGCCTCGAGAGGTTCCGGTGCCGCAGGCATTGCGAGGCACGAGCAAAGGAAGCGAAAGCAGCACGATGCCCGAAGTCCTAGATCCCGAAGAATTTCGGGGACGAGGCCCCGCGGCCGTGAGCGCACCAAAGCTTGATATGAAACTGTAGGTGAGTAAAGCTCCCAGGGTAATGGGTACCTATGAAAGTATAACTTGGTCCAAGTAAGTATAGATCCTAACTATAGCACATCAGACGCTCGTAGGAGCTGCGCACGCTACAAGGTCTTCGGCGACTATAGAATAACCCAGATTTCTCGCTACGCTCGAAAAGACACTTTACTACCCTTAATTACAGAAATAGCCTTACCTTTGCACAAAGGTTAAACTAACCTACCAGAAGTATATTTTAAATCCTTAACTATAAACCACATGGCAACCGGATTTTTTAAAGTACCAACTCCGATAAACGAACCTGTAAAGTCTTATGCACCGGGCTCGCCGGAGCGCGAAGAACTGCAGCGTACTTATAAAGAACTGAAGTCGAAAGAGATTGATGTACCAATGTACATTGGCGGCGACAAAGTATATACTGAAACCAAGAAGCCGATGCTTCAGCCGCACGACCACAAGCATATACTTGGCCATTTCAGCGAAGGCGATGCGACACACGTGGAACAGGCGATTAATGCAGCACTTGCAGCGCGTGAAGACTGGGCAAATATGAGCTGGGAGCACCGTGCATCTATCTTCTTAAAAGCTGCTGAGTTATTGGCAGGCCCCTGGAGAGCAAGATTGAATGCGGCTACCATGCTGGGTCAGTCTAAAAATGCGTACCAGGCCGAAATCGACTCTGCCTGCGAACTGATCGATTTCCTGCGCTTTAATGTGCAGTACATGACAGAAATTTACCAGATGCAGCCGGAATCTTCTCCGGGTGTTTGGAACCGCATGGAACACCGTCCGCTGGAAGGGTTTGTGTTTGCCCTAACACCGTTCAACTTTACAGCTATCGCCGGTAACCTGCCATCTTCGGTTGCCATGATGGGTAACGTAGTAGTTTGGAAACCAGCTAACACACAGATCTACGCAGCGCAGATGATCATGGAGTTATTCCGTGAAGCAGGTTTGCCTGATGGCGTTATTAACCTGGTTTATGTAGATGGTCCTACTGCTGGTGATGTCATTTTCAGTCATTCTGATTTTGCAGGTATCCACTTTACAGGTAGCACAGGCGTATTCCAGAACATTTGGAAAACCATTGGCAACAACATCCATAAGTATAAAACTTACCCACGCATAGTTGGCGAAACTGGTGGTAAAGACTTTATACTTGCCCACCGTTCTGCCGATGCTAAAGCACTAGCTACAGGTATAGTTCGCGGTGCATTTGAGTATCAGGGCCAGAAATGTTCTGCAGCGTCGCGTGCGTATGTGCCTAGCAACCTGTGGGACGAAGTGAAAGGCTACATCATCGAAGACCTGAAATCCTTTAAAATGGGTGCTCCGGAAGATTTCTCTAACTTCATTAATGCGGTTATCGACGAGAAGTCTTTTGATAAGATTGCCAAGTATATTGATAATGCCAAAAACAGCAACGAAGTAGAGATCATAGCAGGTGGCGGTTACGACAAATCGAAAGGTTACTTTGTAGAGCCAACTGTGTTGCTGTCGCATAACCCTACTTATATCACCATGTGCGAAGAGATCTTCGGGCCGGTTATCTCAATCTATGTGTATGACGAGAATAACTTTGAAGAGACACTGGAACTGGTTAACTCAACATCACCTTACGCTCTGACTGGTGCAATTTTCAGCCAGGACCGTTATGCGGCAGAATATGCTACTAAGAAATTAGATCAGGCTGCCGGTAACTTCTATATCAACGATAAGCCGACCGGTGCGGTGGTTGGTCAGCAGCCATTTGGTGGTGCGCGTGCTTCGGGTACTAACGATAAGGCCGGCTCTATGCTGAACCTGCTGCGTTGGGTATCGGCCCGTTCTATCAAGGAAACATTTGTACCGCCTGTAGATTACCGTTACCCATTCTTAGGCGAGAATAAGTAACAAACCTATAGTTTAAGGTAAAGGGCCATACTCTCCGGAGCGTGGCCCTTTGTTTTGTTATATCTGTATTTAGATATGTTACACAATGGCCAAAGGTGAGATAAATCATACTTTTTACACCAATTTACAAGCAACTTATACTTTTGATTGTTGGCTATTTATCCCTAATTTTGCTCCCAAATTTCAAGAAAGAATTACAACTTTATGGAAACTACTGTAAATCAGTACTTACCGTCTGACTACCTGCCAATTTTAATACAATTTGCAGCTGCCCTGGGTTTTGTGATTTTCGCATTG of Pontibacter deserti contains these proteins:
- the clpB gene encoding ATP-dependent chaperone ClpB; translation: MNFNNYTIKAQEAIQKATEIAGGNQQQAIETGHILKAILETDENVTNFLLQKLNINGNILHSKLDEIVEAYPKVSGGSPYLANDAAAALQKATSYLKEFGDEYVAIEHLLLGVLAGRDRVAGLMKDVGFNEKDLKKAIKELRGGAKVTDQNAEAKYNSLKRYARDLNEMARSGKIDPVIGRDEEIRRVLQILSRRTKNNPVLLGEPGVGKTAIVEGLAQRIVSGDVPENLKNKTLMSLDMGLLVAGAKYKGEFEERLKAVIKEVVDAEGDIVLFIDEIHTLIGAGAGGESAMDAANLLKPALARGELHAIGATTLKEYQKYIEKDKALERRFQAVMVDEPSVQDAISILRGIKDKYEVHHGVRIKDDAIIAAVELSHRYITDRFLPDKAIDLMDEAAAKLRIEIDSLPVELDEIQRRIMQLEIEREAIRRENDKDKETILSKEIAELSTKRDDLKAKWQNEKQIIEGIQKEKENIENYKLEAEQAERSGDYGRVAELRYGKIQEAEAKLKELQEQVHQMQGENPMLKEEVNSEDIAEVVAKWTGVPVSKMLQSDREKLLHLEQELGRRVAGQEEAIEAISDAVRRSRAGMQDPKRPIGSFIFLGTTGVGKTELAKALADYLFNDENAMVRIDMSEYQERHAVSRMIGAPPGYVGYDEGGQLTEAVRRKPYSVVLLDEIEKAHPDVFNILLQVLDDGRLTDSKGRVVNFKNTIIIMTSNIGSHIIQSNFETMDEYNHDEVIERTKDEVFELLKKSVRPEFLNRIDELVMFRPLSRKDIRKIVQIQFAHIQDRLDEAGIRLIATDEVLDYLGEQGYDPQFGARPLKRVLQRQVLNELSKEILAGTISKDSVVEAVLEDGRIRFNNIDVEIPTER
- a CDS encoding DUF4142 domain-containing protein; the encoded protein is MKKTFLLFAAGALLIGSACTSTDTTTTDTTTDTTTTTGETTADDPTTTTPPTDTTTTTGTGAGGVTTTGGAATTMTNMDDATFLSTAASSNMMELQASKAALQKAKDPKVKEFAQMMIDHHTKASQDLKTTASQMGLTITGVVMPMHQKMIDELTNYTGTGYDEKYMDLMETAHKNDIAMFEAKSQNATNQAVKDFANRMTPTLRSHYEMATNIEDTVD
- a CDS encoding SpoIIAA family protein translates to MLTVLPETHDDMLAVRVSGQLTNEDFDLYRELIRERMKQYGSARLYYEMSDLNWVKPGAALENLLFDLVHGREYGRVAMVGERWWQELAANLISPVKKRGVRYFTISQRADAMRWVQEGF
- a CDS encoding HupE/UreJ family protein — its product is MSSVFYTYLQLGFHHIFNLKAYDHMLFLFALCAIYTLSDWRKVLALVTSFTIGHSITLALSTFNIIKFDTGLIEFLIPVTIFFTCVTNFFKLKGAASKQHTVFSMHNLMAIFFGLVHGMGFSNYLKSLLGKNSDSWLQLLAFNVGIELGQLLIVFILLIVAALMLNLFNAKRRDWIMVLSSAAAGISLILMMETNIF